Proteins co-encoded in one Zerene cesonia ecotype Mississippi chromosome 3, Zerene_cesonia_1.1, whole genome shotgun sequence genomic window:
- the LOC119838410 gene encoding ras-related protein Rab-18 produces the protein MDCVTTLKILVIGESGVGKSSIILAFTTGDYNASFPATIGVDYKCKVMEVNGLKVKLGIWDTAGQERYRTLTNSFYRDAHGAILVYDVSEPKTLAKLNEWVEELQVYSTKKNIVCLVVGNKIDKPRVVPREAGQAFAQKHRMLFIESSAKTQEGINLAFEELVQKIIETPGLWESTGSSSNIRISNEERRQQEEGSCYDYTCSI, from the exons ATGGATTGCGTTACCACACTTAAAATTTTGGTAATTGGTGAAAGTGGTGTTGGAAAATCCAG TATCATCTTAGCGTTCACAACAGGGGACTACAATGCATCATTTCCAGCGACCATCGGAGTTGATTACAAATGCAAGGTCATGGAAGTGAACGGACTGAAAGTTAAACTCGGCATTTGGGATACAGCTGGCCAGGAACGATATAGGACTCTGACAAATAGCTTTTATAG AGATGCCCACGGAGCGATATTGGTCTATGACGTATCGGAACCAAAAACATTGGCAAAGTTGAATGAATGGGTAGAAGAATTACAAGTGTATTCCACAAAGAAGAATATTGTTTGTCTGGTTGTTGGAAATAAGATCGACAAG CCCCGCGTAGTACCTAGGGAAGCCGGGCAGGCCTTCGCACAAAAACACAGAATGCTTTTCATAGAAAGCAGTGCCAAGACGCAGGAAGGCATCAACTTGGCATTCGAAGAATTGGTGCAAAAG ATCATAGAAACACCAGGTCTTTGGGAGTCGACTGGGTCATCATCAAATATTCGCATATCCAACGAGGAGAGGAGACAGCAAGAAGAGGGTTCATGTTATGACTACACCTGTTCCATTTAA